A single region of the Phaenicophaeus curvirostris isolate KB17595 chromosome 4, BPBGC_Pcur_1.0, whole genome shotgun sequence genome encodes:
- the FABP2 gene encoding fatty acid-binding protein, intestinal, with amino-acid sequence MAFNGTWKIDRNDNYEKFMEAMGVNVVKRKIGAHDNLKITIHQDGNKFVIKESSNLRTIELEFTLGVNFEYSLADGTELSGSWNMEGNKLVGSFTRKDNGKVITAYREIVGDELVQTYIYEGVEAKRIFKRG; translated from the exons ATGGCGTTCAATGGTACCTGGAAAATAGACAGAAATGATAACTATGAAAAGTTCATGGAGGCGATGG GTGTTAACGTTGTGAAAAGAAAGATAGGAGCGCATGATAATCTGAAGATCACTATCCACCAAGACGGAAACAAATTTGTGATCAAAGAATCAAGCAACCTCCGCACTATAGAACTTGAATTCACTCTGGGAGTGAACTTTGAATACAGTCTGGCTGACGGGACTGAACTTAGT GGTTCATGGAACATGGAAGGAAATAAACTCGTAGGATCATTTACTAGAAAAGATAATGGAAAAGTAATCACAGCATACAGAGAAATCGTGGGTGATGAACTTGTTCAG ACCTACATATATGAAGGAGTTGAAGCCAAGAGAATCTTCAAAAGAGGCTAA